In Pyrus communis chromosome 8, drPyrComm1.1, whole genome shotgun sequence, one genomic interval encodes:
- the LOC137742638 gene encoding P-loop NTPase domain-containing protein LPA1 homolog 1-like, which yields MAEAAKVLYIVVVDDEGKREKGKQSFRYTRPVLQSSLQLMGCKPRHAFKISQRVFESIRNESSSNVLLPEGTENVPPGKSEACNHLGSGKDDRSKSVPFELYKARTTVVVRRKTFLNVVCDAQAEYKYVGPNQQADLALACRIRERKESVIVLLCGTSGCGKSTLSSLLGSRLGITTVISTDSIRHMMRSFVDEKENPLLWASTYHAGECLDPVAVAESKAKKKAKKLAGTPRSLPKDGMPDGSSSGKSDTRLSDIGSSTAELISAKQLAVEGFKAQSEMVIDSLDRLITAWEERRESVIVEGVHLSLNFVMGLMKKHPSIIPFMIYITNEDKHMERFAVRAKYMTLDPTKNKYVKYIRNIRTIQEYLCKRADKHLVPKINNTNVDKSVAAIHATVFSCLRRREAGEHLYDPTRNTVTVVDEEYRNQCAANSLSSKGMFQLIQRKGSSRHLMALVNTDGSVAKAWPVDSVDSNGKPIYCHGTEMEIGTAEQVNLQFGLYGISAWPSDGGPSCAGSVDESRGEGTEIGRSIPSSCCSSPRMSERPAKQLKEDNSVHGSDEEVDEEAEAGSDEELSDDGDRQLYEEIGSVDEESTKTDDEYDDLAMQDVQENGYWLGSDDRGANHKIFPVPEDQSADKEGDKYRQNLDLFHRTRSESFSEPLCPYSSLFIEKNELPIPCSGNMKFRKRRSLSIPALGRHGSLVGGPILSGAPQC from the exons ATGGCTGAGGCGGCGAAGGTTCTGTACATAGTGGTGGTGGACGATGAgggcaagagagagaaagggaagcaGTCCTTTCGGTATACTCGTCCTGTTTTGCAAAGCTCTCTGCAACTCATGGGCTGCAAGCCCCGCCACGCCTTCAAG ATTAGCCAACGGGTTTTTGAATCGATAAGAAATGAGAGTTCATCAAATGTCTTGCTTCCGGAAGGAACAGAAAATGTTCCCCCCGGTAAATCTGAGGCCTGCAACCATTTGGGTTCAGGGAAAGATGACAGAAGCAAGAGTGTACCATTTGAATTGTACAAAGCACGCACGACTGTTGTGGTTAGGAGAAAAACCTTCTTAAATGTTGTTTGTGATGCTCAGGCTGAGTACAAGTATGTTGGTCCTAACCAGCAGGCAGACTTAGCTTTGGCATGCAG AATCAGGGAAAGGAAGGAATCCGTGATTGTACTGTTGTGTGGCACTAGTGGCTGTGGAAAATCTACTTTGTCCTCATTGCTG GGTAGCAGATTGGGAATTACAACTGTGATATCTACTGACTCAATTCGGCATATGATGAGGAGCTTTGTAGATGAAAAAGAAAACCCTCTGCTATGGGCTTCAACCTATCATGCAGGGGAGTGTCTGGATCCAGTGGCTGTTGCAGAATCCAAAGCTAAAAAGAAAGCCAAAAAATTGGCTGGAACTCCACGCTCACTTCCCAAAGATGGAATGCCTGATGGCTCTTCCTCTGGGAAATCTGATACCCGATTGTCAGACATCGGTTCGAGTACTGCTGAATTGATCAGTGCAAAGCAGTTGGCTGTTGAAGGATTTAAGGCTCAAAGTGAGATGGTGATTGACAGTCTTGATCGACTTATCACTGCATGGGAGGAACGAAGAGAATCAGTTATTGTGGAAGGTGTTCACTTGAGCCTTAATTTTGTG ATGGGGCTTATGAAGAAACACCCTTCGATCATTCCATTCATGATATACATCACAAATGAGGACAAACACATGGAACGGTTTGCTGTCCGTGCAAAGTATATGACACTGGACCCAACAAAGAACAAGTATGTGAAGTATATTCGTAACATCAGGACAATCCAAGAATATCTCTGTAAGCGAGCTGACAAGCATCTTGTCCCCAAAATTAACAATACAAATGTTGACAAGAGTGTGGCAGCTATCCATGCAACGGTCTTTAGCTGCCTCCGTAGGCGTGAAGCAGGGGAGCACCTTTATGATCCCACAAGAAACACAGTTACTGTAGTGGATGAGGAGTACAGAAACCAGTGTGCAGCCAATTCTTTGAGTTCTAAGGGGATGTTTCAGTTGATCCAGAGAAAAGGGTCGTCTAGGCATCTGATGGCTCTTGTAAATACTGATGGATCTGTGGCAAAGGCCTGGCCTGTTGATTCAGTTGATAGTAATGGGAAGCCTATATATTGCCATGGGACTGAGATGGAGATTGGAACTGCAGAGCAAGTGAATCTTCAGTTTGGTCTCTATGGGATCAGCGCTTGGCCCAGTGATGGTGGTCCGAGTTGTGCTGGAAGTGTGGATGAGTCGAGGGGTGAGGGAACTGAGATTGGAAGAAGTATTCCCTCTTCCTGCTGCAGCTCGCCACGGATGTCAGAGAGACCTGCCAAACAG CTGAAAGAGGACAATTCAGTGCATGGAAGCGACGAAGAGGTTGATGAAGAGGCTGAAGCAGGCAGTGATGAAGAACTCAGTGATGATGGAGACAGACAGTTGTATGAAGAG ATAGGGTCGGTGGACGAGGAGTCTACAAAAACGGATGATGAGTACGATGACCTAGCAATGCAGGACGTGCAGGAGAATGGATACTGGTTGGGAAGTGATGATCGGGGAGCCAATCATAAAATTTTCCCTGTTCCGGAGGATCAATCAGCCGATAAAGAAGGGGATAAGTATCGCCAGAACCTGGATCTCTTCCATAGAACTAGATCCGAGTCATTTTCTGAACCATTATGCCCATACTCTTCTTTGTTTATTGAGAAGAATGAGCTTCCAATACCGTGCTCTGGCAATATGAAATTTAGAAAACGCCGCTCCCTTAGCATTCCCGCCTTGGGAAGGCATGGGTCATTAGTCGGGGGTCCCATACTTTCGGGAGCCCCTCAGTGCTAA